One genomic segment of Polynucleobacter sp. MWH-UH2A includes these proteins:
- a CDS encoding hydrogen peroxide-inducible genes activator has product MAYLPSLKQLTYLVALAKELNFTRAAQACFVGQSTLSAGLKELEDGLGIQLVERDRQNVSITPAGMEVLERAKIILTASEDLVEYAGASGKPMTATIRLGVIPTIAPFLLPTVLPEVRKRFPNLKITLREDLTANLLSRIADHKLDFALIALPYDVNGLLVEELFDDGFWLVAKEGDPALKGKEVTLPAKMAERLLLLEEGHCLREHSLQACKKVDIRKDESMEATSLLTLLQMVESGFGIALLPEMAVKSSLLKNTDLLAKEMSAPAPKRVIALVARSSTAHLAEFSALSNCIRDQFGADLKKAKQEK; this is encoded by the coding sequence CGAGCAGCTCAAGCTTGTTTCGTTGGTCAGTCCACCCTGAGCGCAGGCTTAAAAGAGCTGGAAGATGGGCTCGGTATTCAATTGGTGGAGCGTGATCGACAAAACGTTTCCATTACTCCTGCTGGCATGGAAGTGCTGGAAAGAGCAAAAATCATTTTGACTGCCTCTGAAGATTTAGTGGAATATGCGGGCGCCTCTGGTAAACCTATGACGGCAACGATACGTCTTGGCGTTATTCCCACCATCGCGCCATTTTTGCTCCCTACTGTATTGCCTGAAGTACGTAAGCGCTTCCCTAATCTAAAAATAACTTTGCGTGAAGATTTGACTGCTAACTTACTTTCTAGGATTGCTGATCATAAATTGGACTTCGCCTTAATTGCTTTGCCTTATGACGTGAATGGTCTGTTAGTTGAGGAATTATTTGATGATGGTTTTTGGTTGGTTGCAAAAGAAGGCGATCCTGCGCTCAAAGGAAAAGAGGTAACGCTTCCAGCCAAAATGGCAGAACGACTGTTGCTACTAGAGGAAGGGCACTGCTTGCGAGAGCACAGTTTGCAGGCCTGCAAGAAGGTAGATATTCGCAAAGATGAAAGCATGGAAGCTACAAGTCTGCTGACTTTATTGCAAATGGTTGAATCTGGTTTTGGTATTGCCTTGTTACCAGAGATGGCAGTCAAAAGCAGTCTTTTAAAAAATACAGATTTGCTGGCTAAAGAAATGAGTGCGCCAGCACCTAAAAGAGTGATTGCTCTAGTGGCAAGATCATCGACGGCTCATCTTGCTGAGTTTAGTGCTTTATCAAACTGTATTCGTGATCAGTTTGGTGCGGATTTGAAAAAAGCTAAGCAAGAAAAATAA